The Nostoc sp. 'Lobaria pulmonaria (5183) cyanobiont' DNA window TAAGTAGAACACAGATTTTCGTAGTAGGGTAGCACAGCTGTGCTACCCTACCAAGTTAGGTGATTATCCCATTTTTCTAAAGTTCTAGCACTCACTCCTGGAACTCGTTCTAAGTCTTGTAAAGATGTAAATGTTTGCTGTTGACGACTAATAATTATTCGCTGTGCTAACTTCTTACCCACGCCAGGGAGAGTTGCTAATTCTTCTAAACTTGCGGTGTTGATATTTACTTTTTGAATTGCTTGTAACTCAGTTGATGAAAAAGTTTTTATTTGAGGACACCGTGTTTGTTCTAATTTAATTTTTTCTTGAATTGCTGGTGGTAAGCCTGGTTTCACTTTGGCATAAAGACGAGCAAATTCTCGCACATAATGGGCAGCAACTATCGGATTTTCTATCACTACAAGTGTCTCGTCGTTACCATTATTGGCAGCATCTGACCAATTATGAGAACCTGTAATTACAGTTTGGCTATCAATAACACCAAATTTGTGATGCAATAAATCGCCTTTGGGTAACACAGGTACACCTACAGTAGTAATTGGATTTGACCAAGGATGGTTGTCAATTTCATATTTACATTTGTTACTCAGAGCAACCCCCATCATATCTAAGGCTTCGCTGTAAGGACGATAGGCGAATTGTGGTTCAATTAAAGCGCGAATTTGCACACTTTGTTGATGGCGTTTTTCTAAAATATTGGCAAGAGGCTGTTCAGAAAAGACAAATAATGCCATATCAATAGATTTGCTTGCTGAATCTAAAGTTTTAGCAATTAAACCATTACTACTGTTACTCCAAGGTTGAGTTGGAGAAGTAGGCGAAAATTGCACAGTAATTTTGGTATTACCTAAAGTTATTTGTTTAGGTAAACGCAGTGGTTTTTTTAAACCAAATCGACTATCTGGTTGACCTCCTGGCCCATCTCCCCATAAGATATTAAACTCTTCTATAAATAAAGCTGCTAATTCTGGGCTGTCAATCTGCAATAAATTATTGGCATTGCCTAAACTGCTGGAATTTGTAAAATCACCAGAAGTATCACTTAATGTAAAATTAGCTGAAGTGATAATTACAAGGCGATTGTCCACAATCACGAATTTGTGATGCATCAAGCTGCTACCTGCTGAACCATCTGCTCGATCGTCTAACCAGGGAATTTTGGCATTCTGCAAAATTATCAAAGCATCTCTTTGATTTATTTCGGCTGAACTGAGTTGATTATCTTGGTTAATATCGATAAATTGGCGAAATTCTTTGTAGCGTTCTTGTTCTCTTTTATCTAACTTACCTATTTCAGTAGATGTTAAGCTACTCCAAGGTCGGCTGTAGGTATTTTCTAAAATGATTCTGACTCTTACCCCAGCTTTTTGTCTATCAACCAATGCTTGGGCAACTTTGGGTAAACGTAGTTCTTGCACCGCCACATCTACTGTAGATTTAGCTTGCGTAATAGCATCGACAATCTGTTTTTCTAAATCATCCCCAAGGCGAGTTTGCTGACGGTAAGCTTCTTGGTATTCTGAAGACTCAGAATGGTTAAAATAAACTT harbors:
- a CDS encoding DUF655 domain-containing protein; the encoded protein is MQLISRQRYFLSIFLLIFSLAGCQRVQSYNQRPAPLPQDPLVQVYFNHSESSEYQEAYRQQTRLGDDLEKQIVDAITQAKSTVDVAVQELRLPKVAQALVDRQKAGVRVRIILENTYSRPWSSLTSTEIGKLDKREQERYKEFRQFIDINQDNQLSSAEINQRDALIILQNAKIPWLDDRADGSAGSSLMHHKFVIVDNRLVIITSANFTLSDTSGDFTNSSSLGNANNLLQIDSPELAALFIEEFNILWGDGPGGQPDSRFGLKKPLRLPKQITLGNTKITVQFSPTSPTQPWSNSSNGLIAKTLDSASKSIDMALFVFSEQPLANILEKRHQQSVQIRALIEPQFAYRPYSEALDMMGVALSNKCKYEIDNHPWSNPITTVGVPVLPKGDLLHHKFGVIDSQTVITGSHNWSDAANNGNDETLVVIENPIVAAHYVREFARLYAKVKPGLPPAIQEKIKLEQTRCPQIKTFSSTELQAIQKVNINTASLEELATLPGVGKKLAQRIIISRQQQTFTSLQDLERVPGVSARTLEKWDNHLTW